The genomic window GAAGCTAAACGAGTAACACAGAACTGAGGTGTCCATTTGAAGTTTTCCAGAGGAAAACACTGAGTACGCCACTGCTATTgtatctttttgtgtttgtcccGGCACTGCTTGTTCTTACAGCAAGCCAAACAGAGAACTACAAGTCCAAGGAACGCCAGGGAGAGAAGAAGCACCAAGTCCAGCAGGTATCTCTGGTACCACGGTTGCGTCAGTGAAGTCGGCCttaaatgagctccacctcCGCTGTGCAGGACGTGCTCCACCCACTGGGTGAGTCGAAGGGCCGGGGGGACCGGATGGGACTTGTGGATCCTGCTCAGGGACAAAGCTGAGGACTTGAACCTGGAAACAATTGGGAAGATGAGAAGGGCAAGGTCACGGACATCTCTGTGCTCTCCTGGCGTCTCAGATGTCCGTCCACGTACCTGACGTCCTGCATGAGCGTTTCAATGGTGGAGCTGAGAAGTTCCCTGGTGATGTGTGCGGGGTTGATGGTGAGGCCGAGTCCCTTTGTTTCAGCCCTTACCAGATTATCAAACTGGTCCCCAAACAGAGGGATTCCCAGCACAGGCACAGCGTGGTACACAGCCTGGAACAGGCTGTTTTGCCCACCGTGGGTGATGAAGATGCGCACTTTTTTGTGGCCTGCGGTATaaacaggaaatggagaaaatgGAATCACTGAGTGTTTGGAGGTAGTAGGATGAGAGGGGAGAATGGAGCTGCAGTGCAGCAGTGACTATCTCACAATGCTTGTAACATCTGTAACCGTCTCCCATTTACTGTAACCCGCCTTGATGTTTGTGCAGGACCAGAGAGGCAGACTGTTCCTACCCAGCAGGTCATTGAGAGGCAGCCAGTCCACGAGCCTAAGATTGGGAGGTCTGTCCAGTTGAGACGGCCATCGGTTTTGGTCATACCTGCAGGCAAAACACTGCGAGTTATAGGAACACAATGACATGAATTGAAAATAACAAGTTTGTTTTGGGTCTTTTCATGACTGAAAATCTATGTATTTTCAAAAATCAAGATCTGTGACAAAAGCATGTTCACAGTGCCTGTATGAGTCGTGTCATACCTCCAGAGAACACCCTGAGGGATCCGAGAGAAGCCAGCCACCAGCTCCACAAGCAGAGAGTCCACAGAGACCGAAGAGACCATCGATCCCAGAGTCACGACAACGAAACCCGCCTCTCCGAAATTGGAGATCCACAACTCAAGATCCTGGGCAACAGAGGAAACATGCGAGGTTGAGTACGGCAGGACGAGCGAGACACGGTTGAAAACCTCACGGATGTGTTCGGAGAGGCGCATCGAGAAGAAGGCACCTGCTCCAGGGGCTTCGCTGGTTTGTTCAGCACACCTCCCACCAGCACAGTGTAGGGCATGAGAGGCTGGGGGAACTCCAGGGAGAAGTCGGTGTTGAAGGCCCACAGTTCAGCTCCCTGATGCAGCTcctccagaccaccaggggAGGAGCCCGACTCCAGGTGGCGCTCGGCTACTTCCCTAAAAGTCGACCATACAAGTTCTTGGCCTTCGACAACAAGACACATTAAAGAAGTTATGGTAGTACTCTTAATTTCAAATCAGATTTAATTATTCTAACTCATTTATTGTCAGTGGGTATTAGCTAAACCACTTACTGGCTTGTCTTTGAAGAAGAAATGGGAAGGCGATGGCGATACAAggaaatatataacatattgtTCCAGAGATAGATTAAGCATATTCCAAATGAAAGATGAGAAGAAATAGAGTGCtcctttataataataatatgtgtacTTGGGCTTTTACAGTGTAGACCGAAGACGTGTGTTGTTAAGTAAGCCAGTTAATACCACTTGACAATATGTGATCccctatgtatctatgtattcTTACCTATGGGAgccaagagaaaataaaagaggttCTTTGCTCGAGCCAAAAGGTTCATTTGGTCGGACAGCTGGGAGCTGAAGACTGGGATGTAGGAGACTGGGCTGGGGAGAGCGGTGGACAGAGGACCGTTCAGAGCGCCGGGATAGAACGCTATGTAGTGGATACCTGGAGGAAATGCATGGAACTGCTGTAGATTTATTTATGCTTTTGATTGATTTCAATGAATGAAACAATACAACCTGGCTCACAATTAGGTTGAACTGGAAATACTCAGGTGGAAAGGTATTGATGCATAGTAAACACATGTAGAAATGTAAAGCATGATGGTTATTAACCAAAGTGACGAGGACAGCAGACGTACCGAGTTTGCGTGCCAGGATGAAGGAGCAGGGGTTGAACGCATCAAGGATGGCGATGTCGTAGCGCTCAATCTGGAGGAAAGTTATTATCTCTGTGTCCACGAGCAGCCTGTCACACTGGTAGGACAGGTGCCCCATGAACTTCAGGAAGCTATTAAAGTTGTCcctgggagaaagagagagaggaagggaaaatgaagagaaaaagagaggcaaCGTGGAGTCTAATACAGAAAGTCTGAAAACAGAGACACATTGGGCATCATGCCAGGATCAATTCAAGCGCCTCAAAATGCTGCTGGTCAACAAGACTCCAGGTCGGAAACAAGATCAAAAGAGTGCGTTTCTTCGAACATGTGTCAATCGATGTAACCAGAGTCTGCCGATACCTTCCCAGCAAAAACTGCATCTGTTGCTCCAGGAACCAGCCGTTGTATTCTGCGATGTATTGCTCTCCTAAGGACCAGGTGCTCGTCTGGTAACTGTCTGCACGGCCGGCGTAGGAAAGTCCTGGGAGAATTCAAGCGGAAATTGAAGTCATTTACATTAAGATTAAAGTGAGAAACGATGAGAGGGAAAGTTGTGCGTTGTGTCTTTTCTGTACGTGTATGTCCGTGCGTGTATTGTGTGTACGGTTGACCTTTAATAACAGGGTTTCCCAGTTGCAAGAGCATGCGGACCTCATGGCCGTGCTGCTGGAGGCTGTGAGAGATCTCATCTAATAACAAGTAGTGGCTTCCTCCTGGAGGGGAGAAGAAGCGTGCTGAACACGTAGCTTGTAGTTCATTTGTTTtgcacaaaatgtaaaacatttttaaaataatacacCAACATAACAGAGGTAGATAATCACAGTGCAGGAAAAGGCCACTGAGCATATTTGAAGCTTCCTATATGATATTAAattgaatttttattttataaacctACTGGAGCCAATTTCCTTCACAAACTCCTTAAACTCACTTTCCTCCCTCACCAGTGttattcctttttcttcttataTTTCTGAACAAATACTCACAACGAATGTATCTATTACTATAACTAGCAATGGGCACTTCTCCACTACTCACCAATTAGACAGACAGTCAGGATCTTGGCAGACTGAAGCACTGGAAGAGCCAGaagagaaaacatccaaaatacaaaCCCCATGTTGTTATGAGACGCCAAAGTCCTCCGAAAATAGTCCTCCAATTCCAAAATAAACTGCAATGAAAACTTTGCTTCGTGAACTGGATTCCTTGAAGGAAAGTTTGCCCTTTTAACTCACTAATACAGCGACAAAGGTAAAGCCAGTGAGTAACTGGAGTTGTATCCAGACAAATGAGGAATTTCCCATAAGATATTAGCAGGAAAGTAAAAGCAGGTTTATCAATGTGACCCTTAGAAAATCCAACAttgttgctaaaaaaaaaaaaatcctcttttCAGTGCAGCGCATTAAATCCTGAAAGTCTTCTTTTTTGATCTTGTGTGCGTTTGAGCCATGAAGATTCTTTCATACCGTTAGCagtgtcaaaaacaaaaacaaatccttGTTCAATGTACCTAGAATGTGTCCCGCATGCTTTGTCACGCAACACATGTAAAAGGTGCGGATTTATTCCTTTTTCATTCAGGAGGTTTTTCGACACCAGTCTGCGAGTACGAATCTGTCTATGTGACACATGTGAGCGGCTCTGTTTCCTCTACGAGAGGACCGAGAGCCTCAGACCTGCAGTGGTCATGGAagggagggacggagagagagagagagagaggggaggctCCCCGAGCCCTCGTTTGTATCAAATTAGACAAATGGAAATGTTACCGGAGTTTCACTCTCTCAAGGCTGCATGCACATTAACGTGACTGGTGGACAGAGTAGCTACCGGGACACATCACTGCTGAATGGACTGTCATGGGGCTGCGGGTGCCCTGGCAGGTGGTTGCTGGCAAGTCAGGCTTGACATGTTATCCTGGACAATGTGCTCATTGTGGCCGCGAGCAACGCTTTTCTGTGTCAGAGAGGTCATTAGAAGAACAAGTCAGTCAGAAAAACTGCTGGATTgtttcagaagaaaaagaacaagaaaaaacaagtaAGAGGGGTCAATCCTGCCATCATTGATTTTATTGTTGTCATCTCAATTGTGGTGTCATTGTAACCGTCATCGGTTATAGACATGGCTACATGCTCACACAAGTGGATGTATTCAACACTGAAGTGAGCCGTACATTCCAGCAAACACTCTGAGTAATGAGAACACTTGTATGTATATTATCCTTCAGGGATCTCATCCTGATGGGACAGTAGCACTCCATGGATGTTCtgagaggcaaagagagagaaagaaagagagggggggaggaagaggagagagagagagatgaaagataAAGGTGAATCTTCTTGTAGGTTTATCAATGTTAACGCATGTGATGGTGAACTGTTTGGATGATAGGCATGTGTGGCTGACCGCAGCATCGGGGGTCAAGTGGGTTCTCATCTACAGTGTTGTAGGGGaacaagaataaaaacaaacagacgaCCAACATGGAGACTTACTACAAGCTGGTACTGTGTGGAAGTCTCCATCAGGCGCTGGATGAAAGGATGCCGAGACAGGGCGGAGAAGGGGGCGCAGTCCCCGGGCTCGTAGCCCAGCTCTCTGAACACACGCACCAGTTGCTAGAGGCCAGCAGAGATTAAGACTATCACCACaagtattattttaataatgtggTTAATAATTCTGTTTGGATTGTATAGTATACTGAGGGGTCAAGGGGGCTTTGCCTGATCCACATCATGGACATTTATTTCGTGcctgatttattttctgttagTTATGCAAATGAAGGTGTGGACTGTCCCCCAGCACTGTCCCTGTAACACACGTCTGAGAAGTAACCTTTTAATCACGAATCCCGCACAAACACATGAAGATTTGCCAGTCAGCCATATTAGTTGCATTTTTGAAGcacaaagaagagaaaaggcCATGCCTTTATATGCACATTGTTAAGGCATAACTGAAAACAAAACCTTGCTGAGGACAAATTAATTTTGCTGAACTGAATATTAAACACGTTTACTACATTTAGTCAACGATTTAATTCCTTTGTTGATGTATTTCCTTAAACTTTCACAGGGCTTTACCTCAGTGTGCTCCTCCTGACTCAGGCAGCCTGGAGGAAGAGGGCTGCCGTCTCTCAGCTGGGTGACTTTGTGGCAGATGACAGCAAGGAGAGCATTGACGGACACCTCCTGCTCCCCCAACGAGCCGCTCCATGCACACGGAGTGTCTTCTTCCTTGTCGTCTCCATCGAGGTTCGAGGAGATGAGCTCGGCAGCCTCTTCAATACTGGGCATAGACTGTAAACACAACGCATTATGATATTGCTGATAACTGCTTCCCTGCTGATGTGCAATAGATtgtgttacaacaacaacacttccatgtttcattgcaaaaaaaacccGAATGACCACCTACAGGGAAAACCTGACACGTGCTGTTACACAATCTTTGTTGGCATTATAAATACCAGCACCTGTTTTCTTTTATGACTCAGAACCATCTGAAGACATTGGTGACAGAATATGATAATGTTTTTGATGATTACTTTACTCACCTTGACAAGATG from Cyclopterus lumpus isolate fCycLum1 chromosome 9, fCycLum1.pri, whole genome shotgun sequence includes these protein-coding regions:
- the LOC117736616 gene encoding UDP-glucuronosyltransferase 3A1-like, whose protein sequence is MLLQLGNPVIKGLSYAGRADSYQTSTWSLGEQYIAEYNGWFLEQQMQFLLGRDNFNSFLKFMGHLSYQCDRLLVDTEIITFLQIERYDIAILDAFNPCSFILARKLGIHYIAFYPGALNGPLSTALPSPVSYIPVFSSQLSDQMNLLARAKNLFYFLLAPIGQELVWSTFREVAERHLESGSSPGGLEELHQGAELWAFNTDFSLEFPQPLMPYTVLVGGVLNKPAKPLEQDLELWISNFGEAGFVVVTLGSMVSSVSVDSLLVELVAGFSRIPQGVLWRYDQNRWPSQLDRPPNLRLVDWLPLNDLLGHKKVRIFITHGGQNSLFQAVYHAVPVLGIPLFGDQFDNLVRAETKGLGLTINPAHITRELLSSTIETLMQDVRFKSSALSLSRIHKSHPVPPALRLTQWVEHVLHSGGGAHLRPTSLTQPWYQRYLLDLVLLLSLAFLGLVVLCLACCKNKQCRDKHKKIQ